In one window of Gloeocapsopsis sp. IPPAS B-1203 DNA:
- the rbfA gene encoding 30S ribosome-binding factor RbfA: MATSRRVSRVAELIKREVSQMLLHDIKDDRVGAGMVSVTDVDVSGDLQHAKIFVSIYGTDEARAETMAGLKSATGYVRSELGQRVRLRRTPEIVFQEDRSIERGNRVLSLINQLNQNRQIDNAVATQEEFDEFDSNEDDI, from the coding sequence ATGGCTACTAGTCGTCGCGTTTCTCGCGTTGCCGAATTAATTAAACGCGAAGTCAGCCAAATGCTACTCCACGATATCAAAGACGATCGCGTGGGTGCAGGAATGGTGAGTGTGACAGATGTCGATGTTTCGGGCGATCTCCAACACGCCAAAATTTTTGTCAGTATTTATGGTACTGATGAAGCACGAGCAGAAACTATGGCTGGCTTAAAATCTGCAACTGGATACGTCCGTAGTGAATTAGGGCAAAGAGTCCGCTTACGGCGAACGCCAGAAATTGTCTTCCAAGAAGATCGTTCAATCGAGCGCGGTAATAGAGTTTTATCGCTGATTAACCAACTTAATCAAAATCGTCAAATTGATAACGCAGTAGCAACCCAAGAGGAGTTTGATGAGTTTGATAGCAATGAAGACGATATTTAA
- a CDS encoding DUF3303 family protein, whose protein sequence is MGKSNEVVAEVEINALHGHRIFNAGAAVDIYRRAHDYGRQLPPGLEYVDSWVDLDYFRCFQLMRTDDRALFDVWIKAWSDLGHFEIISVRTSAEAAQHIADKL, encoded by the coding sequence ATGGGAAAGAGTAACGAAGTAGTTGCTGAAGTTGAAATCAATGCTTTACATGGTCATCGAATATTCAATGCAGGCGCGGCTGTTGATATTTATCGTCGTGCCCACGATTATGGTCGTCAATTACCACCGGGTTTGGAGTATGTGGACAGTTGGGTAGATTTAGACTATTTCCGATGCTTCCAACTCATGCGAACGGATGACCGAGCCTTGTTTGATGTTTGGATTAAAGCTTGGAGCGATCTCGGTCATTTTGAAATCATCTCGGTAAGGACTTCAGCAGAAGCTGCTCAACATATTGCAGATAAGCTCTAG
- a CDS encoding class I SAM-dependent methyltransferase, with the protein MYDDIASLYHLVYPNWNEAIAKQGTALNGVISNFVGAAPQSILDVSCGIGTQALGLATLGHNVTASDLSAAAVARARKEALSRGLEMTFKVADMRQCAQTHGSGFDVVLSADNSLPHLSGEDEIRVALQGFYQCLRQDGVAIVSLREYLEDEDRSSPQMWSYGFRYEGSDRYFVFQTRDWNGNTYDVAMYFVREVKQGSPASVTAGLSRYYAITVDQLMFLLREVGFTNVQRLDGILHQPIIVGRRIDA; encoded by the coding sequence ATGTACGACGATATTGCTAGTCTTTATCACCTTGTTTACCCCAACTGGAACGAAGCGATCGCAAAGCAGGGAACTGCACTCAACGGTGTAATTAGCAATTTCGTGGGGGCAGCCCCACAATCGATTCTTGATGTTTCCTGTGGTATCGGAACTCAAGCACTAGGACTCGCCACTTTAGGACATAACGTTACAGCATCTGATTTATCAGCAGCAGCCGTTGCACGGGCGCGCAAAGAAGCGTTGTCACGCGGACTCGAAATGACCTTCAAAGTAGCAGATATGCGTCAGTGCGCCCAAACGCATGGTTCTGGATTTGATGTCGTATTAAGCGCCGATAACTCCTTACCACACCTTTCTGGGGAAGATGAGATTCGCGTTGCACTTCAGGGTTTCTATCAGTGTTTGCGGCAAGATGGAGTGGCGATCGTGAGCCTGCGCGAGTATCTTGAGGATGAAGATAGATCCTCCCCACAGATGTGGTCGTATGGGTTCCGTTATGAGGGAAGCGATCGCTACTTTGTATTTCAAACTCGTGATTGGAATGGCAATACTTACGACGTGGCGATGTATTTTGTGCGTGAGGTAAAGCAAGGTAGTCCTGCTAGCGTTACTGCTGGCTTATCTCGTTATTATGCAATTACAGTAGATCAGTTAATGTTTCTCCTTAGAGAAGTAGGCTTTACCAATGTCCAACGTTTAGACGGAATACTGCATCAACCAATCATCGTGGGTCGCCGTATTGATGCATAA
- a CDS encoding DUF433 domain-containing protein, with protein sequence MDYQHIITIEPGKRSGKPCIRGMRITVYDILEYLAGGMTEAEILEDFSELTSEDIKACLTFAADREKKLFVASL encoded by the coding sequence ATGGACTACCAACACATCATCACAATTGAGCCTGGAAAGCGCAGTGGCAAGCCATGTATTCGGGGAATGCGAATCACCGTGTATGACATCTTAGAATATTTGGCAGGTGGGATGACCGAGGCGGAAATTCTGGAAGATTTTTCTGAACTCACTTCGGAAGACATCAAAGCTTGTCTTACTTTTGCAGCTGATCGTGAGAAAAAGTTATTTGTAGCATCGCTGTGA
- a CDS encoding MFS transporter, translating to MEIISPPTIDREHHHSLTVLPSELPPKISPQEIRTSLRASTIDGIFAAIFSSITSGVLLTNFLLQLGASSVEIGMLSSIPMVVNLLQPLGAYFADRTTSRHNYCLAIFGVSRLLWLILVVGIGWVCWSGSNLHQLVSWTLGMILVTHILNALGSSCWVSWMAALVPHRLRGRYFGLRNSASSLTTLLSIPIFGFAVSAWPNSSIQGYGVVLLLGVVAGLISLGCQFFMADVNPLQPRDAASYRAKARTAETLNVVDESARLQPSIFQDTNFLKFLLYFGLWTFAVNLSAPFFNLYLLDNLHLNLSWVTTYTSLTAGANLVMLLLWGKMADRVGNRPLLLLVGILAAITPIFWLGASADSLSRWLWLPLIHIFSGGTWAAIDLCSNNIQMEVAPVEHPSKYFAIAAAISGVCGAFGTTTGGFLAQLSVIGGLPGLFALSVLVRLLALFPLVFVHEPRSQSVFKILRNFLPSKPQLTPVPAIEIGDRSE from the coding sequence GTGGAAATCATCTCTCCTCCCACCATAGATAGAGAACACCATCACTCATTAACGGTACTACCAAGCGAACTACCGCCTAAAATTTCGCCGCAAGAAATTCGTACCAGTCTCAGAGCATCAACAATTGATGGTATCTTTGCAGCGATTTTCTCTAGTATTACTAGTGGCGTCTTGCTCACCAATTTTTTATTACAACTCGGAGCAAGTTCTGTAGAGATTGGGATGCTTTCATCAATTCCCATGGTAGTGAATTTACTACAGCCTCTAGGCGCTTACTTTGCAGACAGAACTACGAGTCGCCACAACTATTGCTTGGCTATTTTTGGCGTATCTCGGCTACTTTGGTTGATTTTAGTGGTAGGGATTGGTTGGGTCTGCTGGTCAGGAAGTAATTTACATCAACTTGTGAGTTGGACACTGGGGATGATCTTAGTGACGCACATCCTCAATGCTCTTGGTAGTTCTTGCTGGGTAAGTTGGATGGCAGCATTAGTTCCCCATCGCCTCCGAGGGCGCTATTTTGGCTTACGCAATAGTGCCAGCAGCCTCACAACTTTGTTGAGTATACCAATCTTTGGTTTCGCAGTTTCAGCATGGCCTAATAGTAGTATTCAAGGATACGGTGTCGTACTGTTGCTAGGTGTTGTTGCTGGGTTAATTAGTTTGGGATGCCAGTTTTTTATGGCAGATGTAAACCCGTTACAGCCTAGAGACGCTGCTTCTTATCGAGCTAAGGCAAGAACTGCAGAAACTTTGAATGTCGTTGATGAGAGTGCCCGTTTACAGCCTAGTATTTTTCAGGACACTAACTTTTTAAAGTTTTTACTTTACTTTGGCTTATGGACATTTGCAGTTAACTTAAGCGCACCATTTTTTAATTTGTATCTGTTAGATAATTTACATCTCAATTTAAGTTGGGTAACAACCTACACAAGTTTGACGGCTGGAGCGAATCTTGTCATGCTGCTATTGTGGGGCAAGATGGCGGATCGCGTAGGCAATCGTCCACTGTTACTTCTGGTAGGAATTTTAGCTGCAATTACACCAATATTCTGGCTAGGGGCTAGTGCTGACTCGCTTTCGCGCTGGCTGTGGTTGCCCTTAATTCATATATTCAGCGGTGGAACTTGGGCAGCAATTGATTTGTGTAGCAACAATATTCAGATGGAAGTTGCCCCTGTTGAACATCCTTCTAAATATTTTGCGATCGCAGCAGCAATATCTGGAGTTTGTGGTGCTTTTGGCACAACCACTGGTGGCTTTCTGGCGCAGTTGTCTGTCATTGGTGGCTTACCTGGGTTATTTGCACTTTCAGTTTTAGTCCGCTTACTCGCACTATTTCCGCTCGTTTTTGTCCACGAACCCCGCAGTCAATCAGTTTTCAAAATTCTCCGCAATTTTCTTCCCTCTAAACCACAATTGACACCTGTACCTGCCATAGAAATTGGAGATCGTTCAGAATAA
- the guaA gene encoding glutamine-hydrolyzing GMP synthase has protein sequence MIIILDFGSQYSELIARRIRETQVYSEVISYRTTAEQLQQLNPKGIILSGGPNSVYDVGAPQCDPQIWELGIPILGVCYGMQLMVNQLGGNVVRAERGEYGKASLLIDDPTDLLTNVEDGTIMWMSHGDSCTALPEGFEVLAHTENTSCAVIAHHEKKFYGVQFHPEVVHSLGGMALIRNFVYHICDCEPTWTTEAFVDEAIREIRAKVGDKRVLLALSGGVDSSTLAFLLHKAIGDQLTCVFIDQGFMRKLEPERLVKLFQEQFHIPVEHVKARDRFLAAISGVTDPEEKRRRIGHEFIKAFEDASKRLGPFDYLAQGTLYPDVIESADTNVDPKTGERVAVKIKSHHNVGGLPKDLRFKLVEPLRKLFKDEVRKVGRSVGLPDEIVQRQPFPGPGLAIRILGEVTEDRLEILRDADLIVRQEINRNNIYNQLWQAFAVLLPIRSVGVMGDQRTYAYPIVLRLVSSEDGMTADWARVPYDLLETISNRIVNEVRGVNRVVYDITSKPPGTIEWE, from the coding sequence ATGATTATCATCTTGGACTTCGGCTCTCAATACTCTGAACTGATTGCCCGTCGCATTCGGGAAACTCAAGTTTATTCAGAGGTGATTTCCTACCGCACCACTGCTGAGCAATTACAGCAACTTAACCCCAAAGGAATTATTCTTTCTGGTGGTCCTAATTCAGTTTACGACGTCGGCGCTCCGCAATGCGATCCCCAAATTTGGGAGTTGGGTATTCCCATTCTTGGTGTCTGCTACGGAATGCAGTTGATGGTGAATCAACTCGGTGGAAATGTCGTTCGTGCTGAACGGGGTGAGTATGGTAAAGCATCACTCTTAATTGACGATCCGACAGACTTACTGACAAACGTCGAAGACGGCACAATTATGTGGATGAGTCACGGCGACTCGTGTACCGCATTGCCAGAAGGGTTTGAAGTTTTAGCACACACAGAAAATACTTCTTGTGCAGTGATCGCCCACCATGAAAAAAAGTTTTATGGTGTACAATTTCATCCAGAAGTCGTCCATTCACTAGGCGGAATGGCGTTGATTCGTAACTTTGTGTATCACATTTGCGACTGCGAACCGACATGGACAACGGAAGCTTTCGTCGATGAAGCAATTCGCGAAATTCGTGCCAAAGTTGGTGATAAGCGGGTATTGCTAGCGCTTTCTGGTGGGGTGGATTCCTCGACGTTAGCGTTTTTACTTCACAAAGCAATCGGCGATCAGTTGACGTGTGTCTTTATTGACCAAGGCTTTATGCGGAAGCTAGAGCCAGAGCGGTTAGTCAAGTTATTTCAAGAACAGTTTCATATTCCGGTAGAGCATGTTAAGGCACGCGATCGCTTTTTAGCGGCAATTTCCGGTGTCACCGATCCTGAAGAAAAACGCCGCCGCATTGGACACGAATTTATTAAAGCCTTTGAAGATGCTTCCAAGCGCTTAGGACCTTTTGATTATTTAGCACAAGGAACTTTGTATCCTGATGTGATTGAATCGGCAGATACCAATGTCGATCCCAAAACAGGGGAACGTGTCGCAGTCAAAATTAAGAGTCATCACAATGTTGGTGGCTTACCCAAAGACTTAAGATTTAAGCTTGTCGAACCACTGCGCAAGTTATTTAAAGATGAAGTGCGTAAAGTTGGGCGATCGGTTGGTTTACCTGATGAAATTGTGCAACGACAGCCATTTCCAGGTCCAGGTTTAGCCATTCGGATTTTAGGCGAAGTAACAGAAGATCGCTTAGAAATTTTACGCGACGCCGATTTAATTGTCCGCCAAGAAATTAACCGCAACAATATATACAATCAACTCTGGCAAGCGTTTGCAGTCTTGTTACCAATTCGTAGCGTTGGCGTGATGGGCGATCAGCGTACTTATGCGTATCCGATTGTTTTACGTTTGGTTTCCAGCGAAGATGGGATGACTGCGGATTGGGCGCGAGTTCCTTATGACTTGCTAGAGACAATTTCTAACCGCATTGTGAACGAAGTTCGCGGCGTGAATCGCGTCGTTTACGACATTACTTCCAAGCCACCTGGAACGATTGAGTGGGAGTAA
- a CDS encoding ester cyclase: protein MILQKEPAMSLEQNKSIVLQAYDAFDRGDIEQGKALIASDLTGCVMGSHKLKGADAFFEYALKIRDAFPDGRHTFEDVIAEDDKVVTRGVFCGTHLAEIMGIPPTGKQVTFSVVHIDRVVNSKVVEHWGQADIMALMQQLGLVNFPALHAS, encoded by the coding sequence ATGATACTTCAAAAAGAACCTGCGATGTCGTTAGAACAAAATAAATCTATCGTCCTGCAAGCCTACGATGCTTTTGATCGAGGAGATATTGAGCAAGGTAAAGCATTAATTGCTTCAGATCTCACTGGCTGTGTGATGGGGAGTCACAAACTTAAAGGGGCTGATGCTTTCTTTGAGTATGCGCTAAAAATTCGTGATGCTTTTCCTGATGGTCGCCACACGTTTGAAGATGTGATTGCCGAAGATGATAAAGTCGTTACGCGTGGAGTGTTCTGTGGAACTCATTTGGCAGAAATTATGGGTATTCCCCCGACAGGAAAACAGGTAACATTTTCAGTTGTTCATATTGATCGTGTTGTCAACAGTAAAGTGGTGGAACATTGGGGGCAAGCTGACATAATGGCTTTAATGCAACAATTAGGTTTGGTAAACTTTCCAGCACTACATGCAAGTTAA
- a CDS encoding Crp/Fnr family transcriptional regulator: MHEPFYEFIRQLSPDFKVNVVRIEPLLKSKIIYKGEFLFRENDICEFVGFTLKGCLRTFFIKDGKEFTLFFHPEHRPVGDYESFRKQKPACFSCQAIEDSEVLIVNNQVFNAFEELPGSQKFLRLHAENLAFMLRDKLLSLFRDSPEQRYLDLIQTEPELQRIPQYHLASYLGIEPESLSRLKRRIYQKRIS; encoded by the coding sequence ATGCATGAACCGTTTTATGAATTTATTCGACAGCTTTCGCCTGACTTTAAAGTAAATGTTGTGCGTATTGAACCACTGCTAAAGTCAAAAATAATTTATAAGGGTGAATTTCTCTTTCGGGAAAATGATATTTGTGAATTTGTCGGTTTCACGCTCAAAGGTTGTCTGAGAACGTTTTTTATAAAAGATGGAAAAGAGTTTACTCTGTTTTTTCATCCCGAACACCGACCAGTGGGTGATTATGAAAGTTTTCGCAAACAAAAACCTGCGTGTTTCTCATGTCAGGCTATTGAAGATTCTGAAGTTTTGATTGTCAACAATCAAGTATTTAATGCTTTTGAAGAATTACCAGGTAGTCAAAAATTCTTGAGACTTCATGCAGAGAATCTTGCGTTTATGCTGCGAGATAAATTGCTTTCTCTTTTTAGAGATTCGCCAGAACAGCGTTATCTTGACCTGATTCAAACCGAACCTGAATTGCAGCGCATACCTCAATATCATTTAGCATCATATCTCGGTATAGAGCCAGAATCACTCAGTCGATTGAAGCGGAGAATTTACCAAAAAAGAATTTCTTAA
- the cbiD gene encoding cobalt-precorrin-5B (C(1))-methyltransferase CbiD yields MLFRSGYTLPVFACAAAIAALHWLHKKQVMRSVDVNLIYPAEIVEIPIEQVSGVYQGALAITRSDPGDNLDLTRNTPIWALVEQRAEGQAIAIQGGEGIGKLDATREAAIYSYAQQLFQENLAQLLQPDEKITVTIILPEGRQLAERTSNAAFGVVEGLSLLGTTGISQPLSAPGQLEAFREELQAKRHFDCLVFCIGENGLDLATQLGIDPDRLVKTANWLGPLLVEAAVQQIKAILLFGYHGKLMKLAGGIFHTHHHLADGRREIMTAYAANAGAPTPVLQTLFASSTAEAALKYLRDVDAQAGSDWVNIVYSAIAHSVDRRAQEYIFKQSTRQLQVGSVLFDRDRQIIVKSEIGSTLLTYLC; encoded by the coding sequence ATGCTCTTTCGTTCCGGATATACTTTGCCAGTTTTTGCTTGTGCGGCGGCGATCGCCGCTTTGCATTGGCTACACAAAAAGCAAGTCATGAGGTCGGTTGACGTTAATCTTATTTATCCCGCAGAAATTGTAGAAATTCCGATTGAGCAAGTTTCAGGTGTCTATCAAGGTGCATTGGCAATCACTCGCAGCGATCCTGGTGATAACCTCGATTTAACTCGGAATACCCCGATTTGGGCACTGGTAGAACAACGTGCGGAAGGGCAAGCGATCGCTATCCAAGGCGGTGAAGGAATTGGCAAGCTGGATGCAACAAGAGAAGCGGCGATTTATAGTTATGCACAGCAATTATTTCAAGAAAATTTAGCGCAGTTACTACAACCAGATGAAAAAATCACCGTCACGATTATTCTCCCCGAAGGAAGACAATTAGCTGAAAGAACGTCGAATGCTGCGTTTGGTGTTGTCGAAGGACTCTCTTTACTTGGAACGACTGGAATTTCCCAACCATTGAGTGCTCCTGGACAACTAGAAGCCTTTCGCGAGGAATTACAGGCAAAACGTCATTTTGATTGTTTGGTGTTTTGTATCGGTGAAAATGGCTTGGATTTAGCAACTCAGTTGGGAATTGATCCTGATCGATTAGTGAAAACTGCGAATTGGCTTGGGCCTTTACTTGTGGAAGCTGCTGTACAACAAATAAAAGCAATTTTACTATTTGGTTATCACGGAAAGTTAATGAAACTTGCAGGGGGAATTTTTCATACACATCACCACCTTGCTGATGGACGTCGCGAAATTATGACTGCGTATGCTGCAAACGCAGGTGCACCAACACCAGTGCTGCAAACTTTGTTTGCAAGTTCCACAGCAGAAGCTGCACTGAAGTATTTACGAGATGTAGATGCACAAGCAGGTAGCGACTGGGTAAATATCGTGTATAGTGCGATCGCTCACAGCGTTGATCGACGCGCTCAAGAGTACATTTTTAAACAAAGTACTCGCCAACTTCAGGTTGGTTCAGTGTTGTTTGACCGCGATCGCCAAATTATCGTCAAAAGTGAAATCGGTAGCACTTTATTAACATATTTGTGTTAA
- a CDS encoding DUF4327 family protein, translating into MSVNTLPPVRYSLDVIQDEVRRLVQKGVISRQQPIYTLCQFIPPREWVCLEGELEKCDFLLRDRIGDLLGHEEWDND; encoded by the coding sequence ATGAGTGTGAATACATTGCCACCTGTTCGGTACTCGTTAGATGTGATTCAAGACGAGGTGCGGCGTTTGGTGCAAAAAGGAGTAATCAGCCGCCAACAACCAATCTACACGTTGTGCCAGTTTATTCCCCCACGGGAATGGGTTTGTTTGGAAGGAGAACTAGAAAAGTGTGACTTCCTGCTGCGCGATCGCATTGGCGATCTCTTGGGACATGAGGAATGGGATAACGATTAA
- a CDS encoding DUF751 family protein, whose amino-acid sequence MFDGFWQNISRYPRYFITIILGVFLNAFAPLAPLFKRPVTAIALIGVFIGTIVFVTFTLRAMLGIDPI is encoded by the coding sequence ATGTTTGATGGATTTTGGCAAAACATCTCGCGCTACCCCCGCTATTTCATTACGATTATCCTGGGTGTCTTTTTAAACGCATTTGCACCACTTGCTCCACTGTTCAAGCGTCCAGTTACAGCGATCGCACTCATTGGTGTATTTATTGGGACGATCGTTTTTGTTACATTTACGCTGCGAGCCATGCTAGGGATAGATCCGATTTAA
- a CDS encoding glycoside hydrolase family 3 N-terminal domain-containing protein, with protein sequence MRSLPDINSLSLAEQVAQMIVVRASGYLFDHQIQYPQWEPPAAKLQYWLEMGVGGVILLGGSAGEIALRSQQLQNWAKFPLLIAADIEEGVGQRFSGATEFPPPMALSAIAQRDLNTAIQYASQMGAVTAQEALAIGINWVLAPVVDVNNNPANPVINVRAFGETPEIVSQLTTAFIQGAKKSPVLTAAKHFPGHGDTATDSHLELPVVPHSLERLAKIELPPFRAAIAAGVDAVMSAHLLIPAWDSEYPATLSPKILTQQLRQELGFEGLVVTDALVMGAIANRYGTEEAAVLAVEAGADILLMPLEPEAAIQAVCHAVKSDRISLDRIRTSVERIWQAKQQVEYPMPTLQELAQPAAFGIVNNILQAAQVIYGSVPINVDVTSGVLRNLVVVDNLLNCTFLSEVSPAIAIPKQLGYTTELIDCHTPATALGSSQPTVLQLFIRGNPFRGSAGLTQLAQDLFKRLLQSDNLQALIVYGSPYVVQEFLPALPKTTPCLFSYGQIPVAQLAIMNTLFNL encoded by the coding sequence ATGCGATCGCTTCCCGATATCAATAGTCTTTCGCTAGCCGAACAAGTCGCCCAAATGATTGTCGTTCGCGCCTCTGGCTATTTATTCGATCATCAAATTCAGTACCCACAGTGGGAACCTCCCGCAGCTAAGTTGCAGTATTGGCTAGAAATGGGTGTTGGTGGTGTCATTTTGTTGGGAGGTAGTGCGGGAGAAATTGCGCTGCGATCGCAACAACTCCAAAATTGGGCAAAATTTCCTTTACTCATTGCCGCAGATATTGAAGAAGGCGTCGGACAACGTTTTTCCGGTGCTACAGAGTTTCCTCCACCAATGGCACTGAGTGCGATCGCACAGCGAGATCTCAATACTGCCATACAATATGCATCGCAAATGGGGGCTGTGACTGCGCAAGAAGCGTTAGCAATTGGCATCAACTGGGTATTAGCACCAGTAGTAGATGTCAATAACAATCCGGCAAACCCTGTCATTAACGTTCGCGCCTTTGGCGAAACTCCAGAAATTGTCAGTCAATTAACAACAGCTTTTATTCAAGGCGCTAAAAAATCCCCTGTACTTACCGCAGCAAAGCATTTTCCAGGACATGGTGACACGGCAACAGATTCTCATCTTGAATTACCTGTTGTTCCACACTCACTTGAAAGATTAGCAAAAATCGAATTACCACCATTTCGAGCCGCGATCGCGGCTGGGGTTGATGCTGTCATGAGTGCCCATTTGCTCATTCCCGCTTGGGATAGCGAATATCCAGCAACACTATCGCCAAAGATATTAACTCAACAATTGCGTCAGGAGTTGGGATTTGAGGGATTAGTCGTGACTGATGCTTTAGTGATGGGAGCAATAGCTAACCGCTACGGAACTGAAGAAGCGGCAGTTTTAGCTGTAGAAGCAGGAGCAGATATTTTATTAATGCCACTTGAACCCGAAGCCGCAATCCAAGCTGTTTGTCACGCAGTCAAGAGCGATCGCATTTCTTTAGATCGAATTCGTACTTCAGTAGAACGCATCTGGCAGGCTAAACAGCAGGTTGAGTACCCTATGCCTACACTACAAGAATTAGCTCAACCCGCAGCATTTGGGATAGTTAACAACATTTTGCAAGCAGCACAGGTTATTTATGGTTCTGTCCCTATCAATGTGGATGTGACTTCTGGCGTTTTACGCAACTTAGTGGTTGTCGATAATCTCCTCAACTGCACTTTTTTAAGTGAGGTTAGCCCAGCGATCGCGATTCCGAAACAATTAGGCTATACAACTGAACTGATCGATTGTCATACTCCAGCTACAGCTCTTGGGAGCAGTCAACCTACTGTGTTACAACTATTCATTCGTGGTAATCCATTTCGAGGTAGTGCTGGTTTAACTCAATTAGCCCAGGACTTATTTAAGAGATTATTACAATCGGACAATTTACAAGCTTTAATCGTTTACGGTAGTCCCTATGTAGTGCAGGAGTTTTTACCAGCGTTGCCTAAAACGACGCCTTGCTTATTCTCCTATGGGCAAATACCTGTTGCTCAGTTAGCAATCATGAATACGTTATTCAATTTATAA
- a CDS encoding cation diffusion facilitator family transporter gives MVRDNRATVRKVLFITLILNIGVMSLKAIVGSWTGSLSLQADALHSVTDGANNILGLIASRFSSPQPDRDHPYGHLKFEAVGALGIAAFLGIACFEILQSAVERILNGGESVQISSSELWLLLIVLGINIFVAFYERTVGQRVGSPILIADAKHTMSDVWVTITVIAGLVGIWQGNILNLPQLQWLDVAFAFPVALLVFKSGWSVLKENLPWLVDEMAIAPEAIYDLVMQVPSVVNCHDIASRGVVGRQVFIEMHLIVEAIDVETAHKITEQVEAKLIEKFSPVRISIHIEPPEYQSDRISYEAKL, from the coding sequence ATGGTCAGAGATAACCGCGCAACTGTGCGGAAGGTGTTATTCATCACGCTGATACTCAATATAGGGGTGATGTCATTAAAAGCCATAGTAGGTTCGTGGACTGGTTCTTTGAGCTTACAGGCTGATGCATTACATAGCGTAACAGATGGTGCTAATAACATCCTAGGTTTAATTGCCAGTCGCTTTTCTTCTCCACAACCCGATCGCGATCACCCCTATGGACATCTCAAGTTTGAAGCTGTAGGTGCGTTGGGAATTGCTGCATTTTTAGGTATTGCTTGCTTTGAAATTCTTCAAAGTGCGGTTGAGCGAATTCTCAATGGTGGAGAATCTGTGCAGATATCTTCATCAGAGTTATGGTTACTGTTAATTGTACTCGGAATTAATATCTTTGTTGCCTTCTATGAACGTACTGTCGGTCAACGGGTAGGTAGTCCAATTTTGATTGCTGATGCTAAACATACAATGAGCGATGTTTGGGTAACAATTACGGTGATTGCTGGATTAGTTGGGATATGGCAAGGAAATATTTTAAATTTGCCACAACTGCAATGGTTAGACGTTGCTTTCGCTTTTCCGGTAGCGTTATTAGTATTTAAAAGTGGTTGGTCAGTACTAAAAGAAAACCTACCTTGGCTCGTCGATGAAATGGCGATCGCACCTGAAGCAATTTATGATCTTGTTATGCAAGTTCCTAGTGTAGTTAACTGTCACGATATTGCTTCTAGAGGTGTTGTCGGGCGGCAAGTATTTATTGAAATGCACTTAATTGTCGAGGCCATAGACGTCGAAACAGCCCATAAAATAACTGAACAAGTCGAAGCGAAGCTGATAGAAAAATTTAGCCCTGTACGTATTTCTATTCATATTGAACCGCCGGAATATCAAAGCGATCGCATCAGTTATGAAGCTAAGTTATAA
- a CDS encoding DUF5615 family PIN-like protein, with amino-acid sequence MKLLLDENLSDRIIHRVIDLYPDSEHVKILGLINTDDAVIWEYAKTKGFVIVSKDSDFHQRSLLYGHPPKFVYLRIGNCPTSKIIQILRDNVDTSIQFESSQTESLLVLT; translated from the coding sequence GTGAAATTGCTTTTAGATGAAAACCTGTCAGACCGAATTATTCACCGGGTTATTGATTTGTATCCTGATTCTGAGCATGTCAAGATCCTAGGATTGATAAACACGGATGATGCAGTGATTTGGGAATATGCGAAAACGAAGGGCTTTGTAATTGTTTCCAAAGATTCTGATTTTCACCAGCGCAGTTTACTTTATGGTCATCCACCCAAGTTTGTTTATCTTCGGATCGGCAATTGCCCAACATCAAAGATTATTCAAATTTTGAGAGATAATGTGGACACGAGCATTCAGTTTGAAAGTAGTCAAACAGAAAGCCTTCTAGTATTGACGTAG